Genomic window (Bradyrhizobium sp. 186):
GGCCGAGATACTTGATCAATTTCAGACAACGCGAAAGATCATAGGGCTGGAAGTCAGCCGTGCCACCCTGGCCTCCAGGAGATCAAAGGCGCGGTCGGCGCGCGCCTTGGTCGGCCTGGAGCGCGCTTGCAGTCAGAGGACCAGGCTACGCAAGGCCGAGATCATCTTGTCCGACGCATAGGGCTTGTTGAAGAAACGACTCCGCTCCGGAAGCTCGGCATGCTCGAGCAGCATGTGCCCGGAGACGACGACCAGTTGGATCGGAGGCCAGCGATTCCGCACCACCCCGGCCAGACGCAGACCGTCCATTGAGCCGGGCATATCGACGTCGGTCAGCACGATCCGGATATCGTCGCGGCTTTCCAGTACGACGATCGCCTCGTCGGCGTTCTGTGCAAAGACGGGCGTCAGCCCGGCGTCCTCGACGAGATCGCCAGCGATCATCCGCTGAAGCGGATCGTCCTCGACGACCAGTACGACCGGTTTCTTGAACTCTTCGACCAGAACCACGCTCAAGCCTGCAACGATGTCAGAGGAAGGCGCATCTCGGCCTTGAGACCTTGGGGTGCCCACGGAAATTTTCGTCCCGCAATCTGCCATCTCCCCGCGGCTGCTGCCAACCTGGGATCGTGCATTTGGTGAATGGCGCCTACCCCGGCACCGCTCTCGTGCCGGGCGCCAAGAGGATAGCCACTCTTGAGTGAACCGGGCGAAAGCCCTACCCCGCCTCGTCCGTCACCATCCGCGCCACGACGCGGTCGCGGCGGATGAAGTGGTGCGAGAGGGCCGCGATCACATGAACCGCGATCAGCGCAAGCAGCACATAGGCAAAGAGGATGTGGCGGTCCTCATAGGCGCCAGCCGCCTCGCGATCGGGAGAGGTGAATTGCGGCACGTGAAACAGGCCGAAGAAATCCGAATAGTCCGGCGCGTGTGCACCGGAATGCGCCCAGCCCAGCATGATCACCAGGATGACGGCCAGATAGAGCGCGCCATGGCTGATATGGGCCGCGATCTTCCGCCAGCGCGAGGTCTCGGCCGGCATGGCGGGCGTTGGGTTGATAACGCGCCATGCCAGGCGCAGCACCGTGAACAACAGGATCAGATAGCCGATATCGGCGTGGATCGAGCGGTAGAAGAAGCGGTCGGGGCGCGCCGGGATGTGGTTCATCCACCAGCCGAAGCCGATCGTGCCGATGATGGCGAGCGCCAAAATCCAGTGTAGCCACCGGGCGGCGCTGCCCCAGCCGGTATTCGTGTTTCTGATCATGTCGGCGACCCCGGAATTTTGCGGAGCCGTCTGCACCGCAGCACCAGTGCTGATAGCGGGACATTGCGGCAAGTATGAAATGGAATCGTTCCAAGTCGGACTTTGGAAGGCCCGGCCGCAAAACCGCCCCAAAAACCGAATGGTAACCATGACGGGCTAAGGTGATTACGTGACCAATTCCCCGACGATCCTGGTGTTCGATTCCGGCCTTGGCGGGCTCACGGTGCTGCGTGAGGTCGTGGCCGCGCGGCCGGACGCGCATTACGTCTACGTCGCCGACGACGCCTTCTTCCCCTATGGCCACCACACCGAGGACGAGATCATCGCCCGCGTGGTGCCGCTGATGGGCGAACTGCTCGAAACGCACGACCCCGACCTCGTCGTCATCGCCTGCAACACCGCCTCGACTCTGGTGATGTCGCACCTGCGCGCCGCCTATTCCGTGCCCTTCGTCGGCACGGTGCCGGCGATCAAGCCGGCCTGCGCGCAGTCGAAGAGCCGCCGCGTCTCGGTGCTCGGCACCAAAGGCACGGTCAAGCGCGAATACACCCGCGCATTGATCCGCGACTTCGCCCAGGGCTGCGAGGTGACCCTTGTCGGCTCGCCCGAGCTCGCATCGCTTGCCGAAGCCGCACTCGGCGGCGATACGATCAGCGACGGCGACATTCTCGCCGAGCTCGCCCCCTGCTTCGTCGGCGATCCCCAAGACGCGGGCGCGCGCACCGACACTGTCGTGCTCGCCTGCACGCACTATCCGCTGCTGCTCGACCGGCTGAAGCGGCTGGCGCCCTGGCCGGTCGACTGGATCGATCCGGCGCCCGCGATCGCCCGCCGCGTCTCGGATCTGCTCGGCTCGGGCTCGGGGGGCGTCGCGCAGTCCGGCGCCGAGATGATCTTCACCTCGAACCGTGTGCATGGCCTTGGGCCTGCACTGACGCCGTTCTTCGGCGGCCGCGTGCTAGCCTGACTTTGCGCGCCGACGGCGCGCTGCTAGGCTCCGCCGTCGTCATCTCTCCGCAGGTTTTTCCATGTCGGTCCCGACTACGCCGCTCAACCGCCTCCGCCAATTGTGGCGCGAGGGCCGCCCCGCCTTCGGCGCGATCGCGACGATCCCAAGCGTGCAGACAGTGCAGATCATGGCGCGGTCGCTTGACTGGATCATTGTCGATCTCGAGCATGGGCCGATCGGACTTTCGGAAGCGCATGCGATGATCGCGGCGACGACGGGGACGCCATGCACACCGCTGGTGCGGATCGCGGCCAACGAGCCGTGGCTTGCGAAGGCGCCGATGGACATCGGCGCCTTCGGCATCAATTTTCCGATGATCACCACGCCCGCCGAAGCCGAGAAGGCGGTGCGCAGCGTGCGCTATCCGCCGCGCGGCGATCGTCTCTGGGGCCCGTTCCATGCGCCGTTCCGCTGGGGCCAGTCGATGCCGGACTATATGGCGAGCGCCGACGACGAGATGATCTGCATGATCACCATCGAGCATGTCGATGCCGTCAACCGCATCGACGAGATCATGGCCACGCCCGGCATCGACGTCGCGGTGATCGGCCCCGGCGATCTCGCCACCTCCATCAACAAGCGCGGGCAGATGGACGATCCGGAGCTGTTGGAGCTGATCGCGCGAGCCGAGGCCGGCATCCTCAAAAGCGGCGTGCCGATCGGCGGCGTGGCCCGCACCGCCGAGCAGGCCAACCAATTGGTCGACCGCGGCTACCGCGCGATCGCGCTCGGCTTCGACTGGTCGCTGTTCCAGCGCGGCATCATGGCGGCGTTCGAAGGGATCAAGCGCTGAGTGGTTGAGGGCGGTCTTGCCGGGAACGGCGGCGCTGCTAGCTAGGGTCGGCCGTTCCAGGGAGGAAAAACCATGCTCAAAAAGACTTTGTTCGCTCTGTCCTTTGCCAGCCTTGCCTTCGCCAGCCTCGCCTTTGCGGCCTTCGCCCAGCAGCCCGGCATCAAGCGCACCCCGCTCCAGAAGATCGAATTTCCGGAAGGGTATACGACGGTGACCACGATCGCCGAGCTGCCGCCGGGCGGCGCCGCCGGCCGCCACACCCATCCCGGGGTCGAAACGGGCTATGTCATGGAGGGGGAGATCGACCTCCTCGTCGAGGGCCAGCCGGACAAGCACCTGAAAGTGGGCGATTCCTACGTGATCCCGGCCGGCGTCGTGCATGACGCCAAGACACATGGCGATAAGCCATTGAAAATCATCGGTATTTATATTTTCGACAAGACCAAGCCGCTGGCGACGCCGGCGCCTTGATGATGCGGCGAACCAACCGGCCCCAAGCCGGTTGGTTCATGCTACAGCGGGCGGCAAGCGGGGGCCCCTCGCTGCACATATTTCAGTTCCTCGGGAACCAAAGAACGATGCGCGGCCAACCAAAGACCATTTCGCTGCCGCGCCGATTGATTATCGACCTCATGCGCGCCTCCATGGGCGTGCCCTTCGTCTCGCTGTCCCGACCACTTCAGATCCGCCCGCTGCTCGAGGCCCGCGCCGCGGCTGCCGCACCGGCTGGCTGGGCCGCGATGTTTGTGAAAGCCTTCGCCCTGGTTGCCAAGGACGAGCCGATCCTGCGCACGGTTTATGCCAAATGGCCATGGCCGATGCTCTACGAGCTGCCGAAGAGCGTGGCGCTGGTGGCGATCGCCCGGGTCGAGGACGGCGAGGAGTGCGTCCTGCCGCAGCGAATCGCCGCCCCGGAGGCCCTCTCGCTGGCTGAGGTCGATGCCCAGATCCGGCTTGGCAAGACCGCACCGATCCAGGACGTGCCGATGTTCCGCAAGATCATGCGGGCGACCCGCCTGCCGCTGCCGCTGCGACGCCTGTCCTGGGCGATGGGGCTGAATTTCGGCCGGCAGCGGGGCAACTGGTTCGGCAGCTTCTCGGTGACCTCGGTGGCCGCCTATGGCGGTGGCGAGCTCCATGCGATCGCGCCGGGCCCCTTCATCGTCAGCTATGGGGTGGTCGAGGCGGACCAAACCATCCATGTCGTGATCCGCTGGGACCATCGGGTGACCGACGCCGCCCCGATCGCCCGGGTCCTGACCCGGCTGGAACAGGTGCTGAACACTGAAATCGCTGGCGAATTGCGGGCGGCCGGGCCGAAACCGATCCGGGCCGTAAGGACGTGACCGCGAAGCGGTCATCCCGGGGCTGCGCACCGCCCCGGAATGACGGTTAGAGAATTGACAGAACACCCCAAACTCCCCTAAAAGCCGCCTGCTCGCGGGCCGATTTCGGCCCGCGAAGCGTTTCGCGACCCGTGGTCCTGTCCCTTCCAGCTTTGGGGATCGGACCTGTCGGTGCCGGGCTTGCCCGTCACACAGGAGGGCGCGTTTCCTCAAACCCTGAACCTAAAGAGGACGCGATGACTAAGCGCAGTGAGGCGAAGTACAAGATCGATCGCCGTATGGGCCAGAACATCTGGGGCCGCCCGAAGAGCCCCGTCAACCGCCGCGAGTACGGCCCCGGCCAGCACGGCCAGCGCCGCAAGGGCAAGCTCTCCGACTTCGGCGTGCAGCTCCGTGCCAAGCAGAAGCTGAAGGGCTACTACGCCAACATCAGCGAGCGGCAGTTCCACGGCATTTATGTCGAGGCCAGCCGCCTCAAGGGCGACACCGGCGAGAACCTGATCGGCCTGCTCGAGCGCCGCCTCGACGCG
Coding sequences:
- a CDS encoding response regulator, which encodes MADCGTKISVGTPRSQGRDAPSSDIVAGLSVVLVEEFKKPVVLVVEDDPLQRMIAGDLVEDAGLTPVFAQNADEAIVVLESRDDIRIVLTDVDMPGSMDGLRLAGVVRNRWPPIQLVVVSGHMLLEHAELPERSRFFNKPYASDKMISALRSLVL
- a CDS encoding cytochrome b: MIRNTNTGWGSAARWLHWILALAIIGTIGFGWWMNHIPARPDRFFYRSIHADIGYLILLFTVLRLAWRVINPTPAMPAETSRWRKIAAHISHGALYLAVILVIMLGWAHSGAHAPDYSDFFGLFHVPQFTSPDREAAGAYEDRHILFAYVLLALIAVHVIAALSHHFIRRDRVVARMVTDEAG
- the murI gene encoding glutamate racemase, which translates into the protein MTNSPTILVFDSGLGGLTVLREVVAARPDAHYVYVADDAFFPYGHHTEDEIIARVVPLMGELLETHDPDLVVIACNTASTLVMSHLRAAYSVPFVGTVPAIKPACAQSKSRRVSVLGTKGTVKREYTRALIRDFAQGCEVTLVGSPELASLAEAALGGDTISDGDILAELAPCFVGDPQDAGARTDTVVLACTHYPLLLDRLKRLAPWPVDWIDPAPAIARRVSDLLGSGSGGVAQSGAEMIFTSNRVHGLGPALTPFFGGRVLA
- a CDS encoding aldolase/citrate lyase family protein; translation: MSVPTTPLNRLRQLWREGRPAFGAIATIPSVQTVQIMARSLDWIIVDLEHGPIGLSEAHAMIAATTGTPCTPLVRIAANEPWLAKAPMDIGAFGINFPMITTPAEAEKAVRSVRYPPRGDRLWGPFHAPFRWGQSMPDYMASADDEMICMITIEHVDAVNRIDEIMATPGIDVAVIGPGDLATSINKRGQMDDPELLELIARAEAGILKSGVPIGGVARTAEQANQLVDRGYRAIALGFDWSLFQRGIMAAFEGIKR
- a CDS encoding cupin domain-containing protein, whose amino-acid sequence is MLKKTLFALSFASLAFASLAFAAFAQQPGIKRTPLQKIEFPEGYTTVTTIAELPPGGAAGRHTHPGVETGYVMEGEIDLLVEGQPDKHLKVGDSYVIPAGVVHDAKTHGDKPLKIIGIYIFDKTKPLATPAP
- a CDS encoding acyltransferase; its protein translation is MRGQPKTISLPRRLIIDLMRASMGVPFVSLSRPLQIRPLLEARAAAAAPAGWAAMFVKAFALVAKDEPILRTVYAKWPWPMLYELPKSVALVAIARVEDGEECVLPQRIAAPEALSLAEVDAQIRLGKTAPIQDVPMFRKIMRATRLPLPLRRLSWAMGLNFGRQRGNWFGSFSVTSVAAYGGGELHAIAPGPFIVSYGVVEADQTIHVVIRWDHRVTDAAPIARVLTRLEQVLNTEIAGELRAAGPKPIRAVRT